The Miscanthus floridulus cultivar M001 chromosome 17, ASM1932011v1, whole genome shotgun sequence genome has a window encoding:
- the LOC136516011 gene encoding uncharacterized protein, with amino-acid sequence MGIDRSHIWLTRAPFHDIVPGKQAIPIGQIDLPITFGNPSNYRTKTLTFEVVGFPLVYHAILGRPCYTKFMAVPNYTYLKLMMPGPHGVITIGTSFQRAYECEVKSYELALATLASKELATIRKDIAKGAPNAKRVARSFEPTENVKEVLVDPDNSADKTVCIGTTLSPK; translated from the coding sequence atgggcatcgaccgttCGCACATCTGGCTGACCAGGGCGCCTTTCCACGACATCGTGCCGGGAAAGCAGGCCATACCGATCGGGCAGATCGACTTGCCCATCACCTTCGGGaatccatccaactataggacaaagaccctcacctttgaggtagtcGGGTTCCCCCTGGTCTACCACGCTATTTTGGGGCGACCGtgttacacgaagttcatggccgtccccaactacacctacctcaagcttatGATGCCGGGcccacatggggtcatcaccatcggcacttcTTTCCAGagggcctacgagtgcgaggtcaagaGCTACGAGCTCGCTTTGGCAACCCTCGCTTCTAAGGAGCTCGCAACCATCAGAAAGGACATCGCTAAAGGAGCGCCCAACGCGAAGCGGGTGGCCAGATCCTTTGAGCCTACGGAGAACGTCAAGGAGGTCCTTGTCGACCCCGACAACTCTGCTGACAAGACAGTGTGCATCGGCACCACCCTTTCCCCAAAGTAG
- the LOC136518764 gene encoding E3 ubiquitin-protein ligase APD2-like isoform X2, giving the protein MALMLGYYGPVELAVGPGCSRFVHASSVFVQGIKVIVDAGSQGSGGGLVLYGLPVAPPLDVPDEWPEARRVVVPANSHRQWAYFLSKGTRLQAAYSVKSEDGVPLPLCIIIAQGKESFIRWTEMPSVQNSTLFWRLVQGNGTIEQAVNLSSEGAAGIQNQDPALQHQQSRLQMLTGTGSRCLHLQISISRTECCGPVIRPQRETEF; this is encoded by the exons ATGGCGTTGATGCTGGGATACTACGGCCCCGTGGAGCTGGCCGTCGGCCCGGGGTGCTCGCGGTTCGTGCATGCGAGTTCGGTCTTCGTGCAGGGCATCAAG GTCATTGTGGATGCAGGGTCACAAGGGAGCGGCGGCGGTCTGGTGCTCTACGGGCTGCCTGTGGCTCCGCCGCTGGATGTGCCGGACGAGTGGCCGGAGGCTCGTCGCGTCGTCGTGCCCGCCAACTCTCACAGG CAATGGGCATATTTCCTCAGCAAGGGGACTCGACTTCAAGCCGCTTACAGTGTCAAGTCTGAAGATGGCGTGCCTCTTCCACTCTGCATCATCATTGCACAAG GCAAGGAAAGCTTCATTCGGTGGACTGAAATGCCATCAGTCCAGAACAGCACATTATTTTGGCGCTTGGTGCAGG GAAATGGAACAATTGAGCAGGCTGTCAATCTCTCCTCTGAAG GTGCAGCTGGAATTCAGAATCAGGACCCTGCTCTACAACACCAGCAGAGCAGATTACAGATGCTCACCGGGACCGGGTCACGGTGTCTGCACCTACAGATTAGCATTTCTAGGACGGAATGCTGCGGTCCTGTCATCCGACCACAAAGAG AGACTGAATTCTGA
- the LOC136518764 gene encoding E3 ubiquitin-protein ligase APD2-like isoform X1, translating to MALMLGYYGPVELAVGPGCSRFVHASSVFVQGIKGHKGAAAVWCSTGCLWLRRWMCRTSGRRLVASSCPPTLTGNGHISSARGLDFKPLTVSSLKMACLFHSASSLHKVWYLQIHYKLMMKAWLVPSEKKGRTKKTCYMLKGKESFIRWTEMPSVQNSTLFWRLVQGNGTIEQAVNLSSEGGVPECRATASRIRICSEGFIRQVQLEFRIRTLLYNTSRADYRCSPGPGHGVCTYRLAFLGRNAAVLSSDHKERLNSDAQHVNLSYEPRWTVYVVGSVVLAVVLLLLYEILDQLFGPCTGGGGAQDRRTPMLVDKEDATASLGSSYDSMSHDGSDDREPEGRGEGGGGCVL from the exons ATGGCGTTGATGCTGGGATACTACGGCCCCGTGGAGCTGGCCGTCGGCCCGGGGTGCTCGCGGTTCGTGCATGCGAGTTCGGTCTTCGTGCAGGGCATCAAG GGTCACAAGGGAGCGGCGGCGGTCTGGTGCTCTACGGGCTGCCTGTGGCTCCGCCGCTGGATGTGCCGGACGAGTGGCCGGAGGCTCGTCGCGTCGTCGTGCCCGCCAACTCTCACAGG CAATGGGCATATTTCCTCAGCAAGGGGACTCGACTTCAAGCCGCTTACAGTGTCAAGTCTGAAGATGGCGTGCCTCTTCCACTCTGCATCATCATTGCACAAGGTATGGTACCTTCAGATACATTACAAACTGATGATGAAGGCGTGGTTGGTCCCTAGCGAAAAGAAGGGAAGAACTAAGAAGACGTGCTATATGCTAAAGG GCAAGGAAAGCTTCATTCGGTGGACTGAAATGCCATCAGTCCAGAACAGCACATTATTTTGGCGCTTGGTGCAGG GAAATGGAACAATTGAGCAGGCTGTCAATCTCTCCTCTGAAGGTGGAGTTCCTGAATGCCGTGCAACAGCATCGCGCATCCGCATTTGTTCTGAAGGTTTCATTCGGCAGGTGCAGCTGGAATTCAGAATCAGGACCCTGCTCTACAACACCAGCAGAGCAGATTACAGATGCTCACCGGGACCGGGTCACGGTGTCTGCACCTACAGATTAGCATTTCTAGGACGGAATGCTGCGGTCCTGTCATCCGACCACAAAGAG AGACTGAATTCTGATGCACAGCACGTGAATCTGTCATACGAACCTCGCTGGACGGTGTACGTGGTTGGATCAG TCGTCTTGGCTGTTGTGCTGCTGCTCCTGTACGAGATATTGGACCAGCTGTTCGGCCCCTGCaccggaggcggcggcgctcaGGACCGGAGAACGCCAATGCTGGTGGACAAAGAGGACGCAACCGCGAGCCTGGGCTCGTCGTACGACTCCATGTCGCACGATGGCAGCGACGACCGGGAgccggaggggaggggcgagggcggcggcggatgCGTGCTCTGA